In the Syntrophorhabdaceae bacterium genome, TCCCTGATGAGAGAAAGGACAAGGTCAAGATCATGGATCATGAGGTCGAGAATGACATCCACATCCGTTGACCTCCCGGTAAAGGGACTTATCCTGCACGCCTCTATGGCAAGAGGCGCCCGGATAAGCTTCCGCGCCCTCCTGAATGCCGGGTTGAACCTCTCAAGGTGGCCGACCTGGAAAGTAAGACCCTTTTCTGCTGCAAGACTTACCAGCCTTTTGGCCTGACCTGCGGAAAGGGTGACCGGTTTTTCGACGAAGACATGTATACCTTTTTCCATGAACGATTTTGCAATGGGATAATGTGTATCTGTCGGGGTCGTAATAACAACGCCGTTCAGCCCGTCGGCAACGTCCTTGTAGTCAATATAATACGGTACATGATATTTCTCTGACAGCGCCGATAACACCGCCGTATCGATGTCGACGATCCCGGCGACCCGGACGCCTTTGAAGGCATGTAATTTGCCGAGGTGTATCTTCCCCATATGCCCCGTTCCGACTATGGCCACTTTTAACGGCGTATGCCTTTCGTCTAACGGCATATGCCTCTCTTCGATGATTGAATAAAATGTATGAGCTCGTCTATATGTTCCCCCTTTAACTCTTCCTGGATAACCTTCAGTGATGTGGTGAGGGGGAGAGAAGACCTGAAAAGGATCCTGTATGCCTTTTTTAACTGCAAGATCTCTTCTTTGGTGAAGCCATGTCGCTCAAGACCAACAACATTGAGGCCGTAAAGTTCGGCCCTGCTTCCCGCTGCGATCATGAAAGGGGGGACATCCTTGGGCGCCCCTGTGATACCGCTGATAAATGCGAATTTTCCGATCCTGCAGAACTGATGCACTGCGCAAAGACCGGCAAAGATTACAAAATCCGCGACCTCGACATGTCCTGCGAGGGTAGCGCAGTTCGCCATGATAATGTTGCTGCCTACCTTGCAATCATGCGCAATGTGTGCGTAGGCCATGATGAAATTATTGTTGCCTACTTCTGTTATGCCGCTGCCGTGAACAGTGCCTTTATTGATGGTGACATATTCCTTAATGATGTTGTTATTACCTATCTTCAATATGGTATCTTCCCCATTGTAACTGATGTCCTGGGGAGGACCACCGATGGAGGCGAAAGGACTGATGGTGCAGCCTTCACCTATTGTTGTATTCCCCTGTACTACTACGTGTCCCAGAAGTTTTGTGCCTTTCCGGATTGTTACCTTTTCATCAACAATGCAATAGGGGCCTATATCGACGTCATTATCGATCCCGGCATTTTTATGGATGATTGCGGTAGGGTGTATCAAACGTAAGCTCCTTATTCTTTCTTTAACATTGCCATGATCCTTGCTTCGGCCACGATGTCATTATCAACGTATGCCTTGCCGTCAAAGATCCATATCTCCCGTCTGTGCTTCACTACCTCAAGAACTAATTTCAACTGGTCTCCGGGTATTACGGGTCTTCTGAAGCGTGCGTCGTCAATGCCTGTGAAAAAGACAGTACCCTTTGCATCGGGAAAGGATTTAAAGGCGAGGACCCCGCCTGTCTGAGCCATGGCTTCCAGGATAAGAACGCCGGGCATGATCGGTTTTTGTGGAAAGTGGCCGGTGAAAAAAGGTTCATTGTAGGTGACATTCTTGATCC is a window encoding:
- a CDS encoding Gfo/Idh/MocA family oxidoreductase gives rise to the protein MPLDERHTPLKVAIVGTGHMGKIHLGKLHAFKGVRVAGIVDIDTAVLSALSEKYHVPYYIDYKDVADGLNGVVITTPTDTHYPIAKSFMEKGIHVFVEKPVTLSAGQAKRLVSLAAEKGLTFQVGHLERFNPAFRRARKLIRAPLAIEACRISPFTGRSTDVDVILDLMIHDLDLVLSLIR
- the lpxA gene encoding acyl-ACP--UDP-N-acetylglucosamine O-acyltransferase; this translates as MIHPTAIIHKNAGIDNDVDIGPYCIVDEKVTIRKGTKLLGHVVVQGNTTIGEGCTISPFASIGGPPQDISYNGEDTILKIGNNNIIKEYVTINKGTVHGSGITEVGNNNFIMAYAHIAHDCKVGSNIIMANCATLAGHVEVADFVIFAGLCAVHQFCRIGKFAFISGITGAPKDVPPFMIAAGSRAELYGLNVVGLERHGFTKEEILQLKKAYRILFRSSLPLTTSLKVIQEELKGEHIDELIHFIQSSKRGICR
- the fabZ gene encoding 3-hydroxyacyl-ACP dehydratase FabZ is translated as MIDINEIMRLMPHSYPFLLVDRILELEPEKRIVGIKNVTYNEPFFTGHFPQKPIMPGVLILEAMAQTGGVLAFKSFPDAKGTVFFTGIDDARFRRPVIPGDQLKLVLEVVKHRREIWIFDGKAYVDNDIVAEARIMAMLKKE